The Candidatus Binatia bacterium DNA segment TTGCCCTGTGCTGACGGTACGGCGCGCTGGTGGGAAAAAGACGAAGCCCAAGGCGACACGGCGCCGGCGCCGTCCCTAGAGGTTATCACTTCGTCACGGGATCATCGTCCCAATGTGCTGGACGAGTACCACCGCTTGACACGAGTACTGAGCGCGCTGTACAGCTTGACCGGGAGCACAGAATACTTAGTTGGTGTACGTGATGACCGCTGCGAGAAGCAGCGGGAGCATCACTGTCGGTTGCCGTGCAGGACGCCGGGGAGCTCGGGCAGCTGCGATCAGCGAGCTTTGCCTGAAGAGTCGGCGGGAGGTCGAGGCATGAGTGAAGCCATTCGCGTTCATAAGTCCAGCGTCATGTTCGCGATGACGATGATACGACCCATGTTGAAGAAGCGCGGCTGCAATGTGGCCGCCTACAGCGATGAGCAGCTTGCCGATGCGCTCCTGGACGCGTACGCTCATCTGCCCACGCACTGGCTCAGCCCGGAGCACGTATCGAGAGCTGTCCAGCGGCTGTCGGCACCTGCCAGTGTGCCATTGGCTGAGCCATTAGCAGCAGGGGTATTTAGCTGGAAGCTCAAGCTCAAGGCGGGCGCTTCGACGTAGGTGTCAAGCAGGTACGGTCCTGTCGCGCCGGCAGGAGACTTCAGCCCAGGGAGGCTGACTGTAACTGAGGTGCACGTTGGGTTGCTACGTTGCTAGGGCACTTGGTGCTTGGAACGTGCTGCATATGAATCAAGTTTCATTCGAAGCCGCCCCTAGCGACCCAACACGTCCGCCGGAAGCCTCTGGAGTGCGGGCGGGGAGCGGCCCCGCCGAAAAGACGCTGGGCGCAGCCCGCTAGGGTGTTACGCTACCAGGTGAGGAGACCGGTTCACCCAGCGCCCCTACCAACGCGGCCCAAGAACGGCTAGAGAACAGTGGATCATGCGACGCGATATCGTACACGTGGGTGCGGGCAATCTGACTTACGAGATCCGCGAGATCGTGGCCATCGGCCGACAGCTGCGCGACCTCGGGGTCGAGATGACCTGGGAGAACATTGGCGACCCTATCCAGAAGGGCGAAACGCCGCCCGGTTGGATCCGCCAGGTCGTTCACGAGCTGATCGACGAGCCGAGCTCGTGGGGCTACTGCGACACCGAAGGGGTGCTCGCCACGCGCGAGTTCCTGGCGGCCAAGGTCAATGATCGGCCCGGCGGCGTGCAGATCTCGTCCGCCGACATCCTCTTCTTCAACGGACTCGGCGACGCCGTCTCCAAGGTCTACGGGCAGCTGCGCCGCGAGGCGCGCGTGCTCGGCCCGTCGCCGGCCTACAGCACGCACAGCTCGGCGGAGTCGGCCAGCAGCGGCTACAAGCACCTCACGTACAATCTCGACCCCTACAACGGCTGGATGCCGGACGTCGACGATATCCGCATGAAGGTGAAGTACAACGACGCGATTGCGGGCATCCTGCTGCTCACCCCCGACAACCCGACCGGGGCGGTGTACCCGCGCGCGCTGCTCGAGGAGATCGCCGAGATCGCCCGCCAGTACGACTGCTTCATCATCACCGACGAGATTTACGCCCACATCGTCTACGGCGGCGGGCGCCTGCACGCCAGCGAATGGGTTGGCGATGTGCCGGCCATCGCCATGCGCGGCATCAGCAAGGAGTATCCCTGGCCGGGCTCACGCTGCGGCTGGATCGAAGTGCTCAACCGCGGCCGCGATGAGAACTTTTCACGCTACTGCGCCAGCCTGCTGGCCGCCAAGCGGCTGGAAGTCTCCAGCACGACGCTGCCGCAGATGTCGATCCCGCGCGTGATGGGCGACCCACGCTATGCCGGCCACCTGCGCCGCCGCGAATCGCTGTTCGATCGACGCGCCGATGAGGCGGTCGCCGCGTTTGCGGGCTGCGACAGCATCGTGGCCAACAAGCCGGGGGGCGCGTTCTACTTCACCGTGATGTTCAAGGACGGCGTCCTCACCGGCCGCCAGACCTTGCCGATCGAGAACCGCGTGGTGCGCGAGCGCATCGAACAGATGGTGCAGGGTGTCGCCCCCGACAAGCGCTTCGTCTACTACCTGATGGGCGCCACCGGCATCGTGGTCGTGCCGCTCACCGGCTTTCAGAGCGAGCACCACGGATTCCGCATCACGCTGCTCGAGTCCGACGATGCCAAGCGCGCGTGGATCCTGCGCACGCTACGCCAGTCGATTGATACCTACGTGGCGGCGTAGGTCGCAGCGATCAAGGCCCGGGTGCACGGGTTCTGAAAGCGCGGGCCGGCCTGGTTCATCGTGTAGGCGAAGGCCAGCCGCGCATCCGGGTCGGCGAATCCGAGCGAGCCGCCGGCACCGAAGTGGCCGAAGCTTCGGGGATTCGGTCCCAGCAGGCTCGCCGGCTGCGTGAGCTGGAAGCCCAGCCCGAAACGTGAGGGGCGACGCAGGACGACGTCCAAACCCGAGGACGCCTCTGCGACGGCGTGCGCGATCGTCTCTGCCCGCAGGAGCCGAATTCCGTCGACGGCTTCCCCACAGGCCAGCGCACTGTAAATCCGCGCCACGGCGCGCGCGTTGGCGTGGCCGTTGGTCGAGGGCATCTCAGCCGCCCGCCAGGCTCTGGTGTTGACGGTGCCGGGACCCGACAGCCCCGGCGGATTCATGTAGACACAACCCAACAAGAAGCGTCGCTCGTCGTCGTCATCGTCCGCAACGATCTGCGGCGGCGTAGCGGCGAAGAGATAGTCGGCGATCCGGTCGTCGTGCTCGGGACCGATGCCGAAATGAAAATCCGCAGCGAGTGGAGCGGCGATCTCGCGCCGAAAGAACGCGCCGATACTGTCCCCGCTTACGCGCCGCACGACTTCGCCGATGAGAAATCCGAAGGTGTTGACGTGATAGCCGTGCTGCCGCCCGGGCTCCCACCAGGGCTCTTCCTGCGCCAGTGCGGAGGTCATGAGCTCCCAGTCGTACATGGCAAGGTCCGGAAGTGGCCGGCGGATCGCCGGCAACCCGGCGCGATGACAGAGAAGCATGCGCACGGTGACATCGCGCTTCCCACGGGCCGCGAACTCGGGCCAGTAGCGCGCCACGGGCGCGTCGAGGTCGACCTGCCCGCGCTCCACCAGGATGAGGAGGGAGAGAGCCGCCATCCCCTTGCCGACTGAGAAAACGTTCACCAGGGTGTCGCGCTGCCACGCGCGCGTGCGCTCCCGGTCCACCCACCCGGCCCATAGATCGACGACCAGTCTGCCTTCGACCGTGATGGCGACCGCGGCCCCCACCTCGCCGTGGGCGCGAAAATTCTGCGCCAGCGCGTTCCGCACCCC contains these protein-coding regions:
- a CDS encoding pyridoxal phosphate-dependent aminotransferase, whose product is MRRDIVHVGAGNLTYEIREIVAIGRQLRDLGVEMTWENIGDPIQKGETPPGWIRQVVHELIDEPSSWGYCDTEGVLATREFLAAKVNDRPGGVQISSADILFFNGLGDAVSKVYGQLRREARVLGPSPAYSTHSSAESASSGYKHLTYNLDPYNGWMPDVDDIRMKVKYNDAIAGILLLTPDNPTGAVYPRALLEEIAEIARQYDCFIITDEIYAHIVYGGGRLHASEWVGDVPAIAMRGISKEYPWPGSRCGWIEVLNRGRDENFSRYCASLLAAKRLEVSSTTLPQMSIPRVMGDPRYAGHLRRRESLFDRRADEAVAAFAGCDSIVANKPGGAFYFTVMFKDGVLTGRQTLPIENRVVRERIEQMVQGVAPDKRFVYYLMGATGIVVVPLTGFQSEHHGFRITLLESDDAKRAWILRTLRQSIDTYVAA
- a CDS encoding serine hydrolase domain-containing protein, with amino-acid sequence MTDVPEICGSCDARFAGVRNALAQNFRAHGEVGAAVAITVEGRLVVDLWAGWVDRERTRAWQRDTLVNVFSVGKGMAALSLLILVERGQVDLDAPVARYWPEFAARGKRDVTVRMLLCHRAGLPAIRRPLPDLAMYDWELMTSALAQEEPWWEPGRQHGYHVNTFGFLIGEVVRRVSGDSIGAFFRREIAAPLAADFHFGIGPEHDDRIADYLFAATPPQIVADDDDDERRFLLGCVYMNPPGLSGPGTVNTRAWRAAEMPSTNGHANARAVARIYSALACGEAVDGIRLLRAETIAHAVAEASSGLDVVLRRPSRFGLGFQLTQPASLLGPNPRSFGHFGAGGSLGFADPDARLAFAYTMNQAGPRFQNPCTRALIAATYAAT